Proteins from a single region of Macaca fascicularis isolate 582-1 chromosome 5, T2T-MFA8v1.1:
- the PHOX2B gene encoding paired mesoderm homeobox protein 2B yields MYKMEYSYLNSSAYESCMAGMDTSSLASAYADFSSCSQASGFQYNPIRTTFGATSGCPSLTPGSCSLGTLRDHQSSPYAAVPYKLFTDHGGLNEKRKQRRIRTTFTSAQLKELERVFAETHYPDIYTREELALKIDLTEARVQVRAPGNRPSSSALIRGGVGVRGGWSVLGQVWFQNRRAKFRKQERAAAAAAAAAKNGSSGKKSDSSRDDESKEAKSTDPDSTGGPGPNPNPTPSCGANGSGGGGPSPAGAPGAAGPGGPGGEPGKGGAAAAAAAAAAAAAAAAAAAAGGLAAAGGPGQGWAPGPGPITSIPDSLGGPFASVLSSLQRPNGAKAALVKSSMF; encoded by the exons atgtataaaatggaatattcttACCTCAATTCCTCTGCCTACGAGTCCTGTATGGCTGGGATGGACACCTCGAGCCTGGCTTCAGCCTATGCTGACTTCAGTTCCTGCAGCCAGGCCAGTGGCTTCCAGTATAACCCGATAAGGACCACTTTTGGGGCCACGTCCGGCTGCCCGTCCCTCACGCCGGGATCCTGCAGCCTGGGCACCCTCAGGGACCACCAGAGCAGTCCGTACGCCGCAG TTCCTTACAAACTCTTCACGGACCACGGCGGCCTCAACGAGAAGCGCAAGCAGCGGCGCATCCGCACAACTTTCACCAGTGCGCAGCTCAAAGAGCTGGAAAGGGTCTTCGCGGAGACTCACTACCCCGACATCTACACTCGGGAGGAGCTGGCCCTGAAGATCGACCTCACAGAGGCGCGAGTCCAGGTACGCGCGCCTGGAAACCGACCCAGCTCCTCCGCACTGATCCGGGGAGGTGTCGGGGTGAGGGGCGGCTGG TCCgtcttgggccaggtgtggttcCAGAACCGCCGTGCCAAGTTTCGCAAGCAGGAGCGCGCAGCGGCAGCCGCGGCGGCCGCGGCCAAGAACGGCTCCTCGGGCAAAAAATCTGACTCCTCCAGGGACGACGAGAGCAAAGAGGCCAAGAGCACCGACCCGGACAGCACTGGGGGCCCAGGTCCCaaccccaaccccacccccagcTGCGGGGCGAatggcagcggcggcggcgggcccAGCCCCGCGGGAGCTCCAGGGGCGGCGGGGCCCGGGGGCCCGGGAGGCGAACCCGGCAAGGGCGgcgcagcagcggcggcggcggccgcagcagcagcggcggcggccgcggcagCGGCAGCAGCTGGAGGCCTGGCTGCGGCTGGGGGCCCTGGACAAGGCTGGGCTCCCGGCCCCGGCCCCATCACCTCCATCCCGGATTCGCTTGGGGGCCCCTTCGCCAGCGTCCTATCTTCGCTCCAAAGACCCAACGGTGCCAAAGCCGCCTTAGTGAAGAGCAGTATGTTCTGA